The window TTACAATGGCTAGCCTCAGTTGAGTACTGAAAATGAATATGTTCTCCGCTTGACTGGCCTAAACGAGAATGCACCAAATGATCAATGCCCATTCCTAAGAATATTTCATTGTCAGACACTCTAAAAGAGGTTCCCGGGCTATTGCAGATGCCTTGCATCTTCAAATGTGAAGCAAATGCTTTTCTCACCGCATAATCTTTGCAGCTGGAGATACCACCCGCAGATATCAACTGCCTGATTAAGATTTCCGATGATGCAGATTTCGGTTGTCGCTTGAGATAATCAAGCGGTGTCATTCCATGATCATCACGGATGTTCACATTGATGAAGCGCGCTTTCATTAACAGCTGCACTAGATCAGAGTGAATATTCCCGATGATGGCCAAATGAAGAGCGGTTCTCCCTTCATTGTTCTTAGAATTGATTATGTCTTCTATGATGAAACTTTTGCTACTTACTAGCTGTTTCATTAGCTCAATCTGTTGATCCAATCTACGAAAACTAGGGGTCTGGAAACCGGCAACAGCCACATGGAGGAACGTATCTCCATCATTGTTAACTACGGAGGCAGATGAAGGCAAAGCTTGAATCAGTGCTTCAAGAACCGAGAGCTGGCCTCTATAAGCTGCGACATGCAACGGTGTGTTGCCTTTATTGTCAATGGAATAGATCATGTCATACGATGTTATTAAGTGCTTAACCACCTACAACAACAGAATGGCACACGTCAATGATTAACCAAATGCAAAACACGACATGCTACACAAAGTATGTGTATTATAGTATGCAGCCTAAAGTAAAGTcggtttttcttttctttttcatttttccgtGAGTTGAACATTAAAGGTTTGAACCCCAAGAGGACATAATGATTAATTACTATCATTTAAAGACATAGTCTCCCAATATCAAGATAGCATAATGCTAAACTATTACGCTATTGCACTCGGTCCCAGCTACTACTAAATGTTCATATATCATAAAGGTTGTCCTGACTCAATGTTTCCACTTTACTTTTAGTGAGATTTTTCTTACAGCTTTCCTTTAATGTTTGGACCCATCACTTTTTTCACTACTTTTTCTACCTCCTAAGGCTCCATGTATAGTCATGCACCATACTAATGTCAGCTTTGAGTACTAGTTTGCTGTGAAGGTGATTTTCTACATGGATGGTACTTTGAGATAACAATGGCAGGTGCTAACCATCCAAGAAGTTCATAACAATGGTACTTCATGAGCACGATTCCCCGTGGTTCTTTCATTATTAATCAGCTGTCCCCAACTTCAAAACTTATTACATCCATCTTACTTGACTGTTACTACTTCCAAAGTTTCAATGCTTGGTTTTCTTTGCTACATAACAATTACTACACTAGTTGTAGTAAATGTTTCATAACCACTCCAATAACAATAGTTCAACTCACTAGCTGAACACGCTGCTCCCTTTGCCCCATTGATTTTAATAAACTATTCATTCAGGGTCGCgtatttgattttgctatatttctatttttagctacATCCACTTGTTTATATGTCTTCTAGGACAATAAATTGTGAAGCAACATCTATGTATTGTAGCAAACTCAAAAGGGCTGAAACAATACAAATCAATTAACTTAATTACCTTGTCAAATCAAGGAGCATCCATTATCACTTGTTTCATATCACCATTTTTCAATGTCCCTACTATGAGTTGGATCCAAGGCAATCTTATCCTAGTATGTAACAGTGCAATTAAGTAATTCTCACTCTACCAAAGTCTCTCAATACCTTTCACTATGCACCCAACATTGCTTAATACATGAATCACAGACAATACATAGATAATTTATGCACAGTGCAATTACGAGAAAATCGATTGTTTTTCAAAAGAATATCTAACTCATGCAACCAACAAGAAGATAAAATAGACAAACAGCCGGTCTCTCAGGAGATCATCTctctgagagacgtctctcaggccCAGCCCATTAAACCTTAATATCCGCTTACTGTGtctttaatgcttatttacattatccttaatgcctgcttacaatatacttaatgcccaccgaaaaagtgcttaaaatgcttacttacaatattcttaatgtctaccgagaaaacttagcctactagcctacttaccatatccttaatgtctgCTTACAGTATCTTTTATGCATACtttcaatatacttaatgtccacCGAGTAAGTCCTaaagtacttacaatattctaaatacCTCCTTATAATATTCtccttacaatattcttaatgccgaAAAACTTACAATTACAATTAGAGGCAGTCCAATTaaattagagatgatctctcaaatAGACTCTccctcacaagaatttgtgatagaCATATGTCAACATTTCAACCCCAAGCTATCATGTACAAAAACCCAAGACAAAAACATTTCAACCCCAATAGAAATCTTAAAATCTTGTGCAGTATGAACTAGGAcacaaacaataaaaacaaactgAAATTTTTGTCCCCTATAGATTGAGGAGTTTATTCAAACAAAACTAAAATAGTATTTTCATAGTTTCCTTCTTTCCACAGCCATAATACCATTAAGTGGCTTAATGGGCGGTGTTTGGGGTAAGATGTATGCAATCTCAATCGTAATCCAGGATAATAGAATAGGGTGAGCCCAACCTCTGAGTATGTATAAACAAACTTGTGTGTTATATGTAACATGTTACACAGCCCAAGCATAGATTCTCATTTGACCTTAATATCTATGATTAATTAAAAGCAAAACATGTaatacacaaaaataaaaacaaagggtTGCTAAATaggtacaaaaaaaaaataataaaaagcaaAGAACCTCACCTCATCTTGGCCTTTTCCAGCAGCAGAATGCAAAATAGTAGAAGAATTAGCATCTCTAAACTCCAAAACATTAGTAGAATCCCCAAGAAGTTCCTTCAAAACTACCAAATTCCCACCTCTAGCAGCAGCATGAACAGCTCTATTCTTCACATCCATCTTAAAACTCAAAGGAACATCCTCCTCAATCTTCTCCTCCATCTCCCCTCCACTACCCATAAACCTTGGAGAAACAGCATAGTCATAAACAACCTTAAAAACCTCAACATTCTTACTCTTTGCTgcagcatataatatatcagtCAACCCATATTCACCTTCACCAAATACAAGTAAAGGGTCGTCTTTTACAAGTTCTTGCACAAAACCCAGATTCCCAGCTGATGCAGCAGTGTATAAAAGCCATCCACCATAGCCAGAAACAATCAAAGAATTCTTATTTTTACCATCCTTTTCAGTTTGACATTCATTGAATAATTTCTGGGCAACTTCACATCTGCATGTTGCAACATCATCAAACAGTTCTTCATCATCCCATACTGCTTCAAGGCGGCGAATACGGCGGAGAGATGTTAAGTTAATGAGATGATTACCATCAAGTTTCAGAAGTTCTCTTACTAAGTCATAGTGACCATTTGCAGCAGCAAAATCTATAGGAGAAGCATACCACCATTTATCACCTGTACTTTCCCATCTTAGAGGAAAATTGGAAGGGggcatctttttcttttgggttgaaaaaaaaagattttaaatgaTACCCAGAAAAATTAAGATGTAGGAATCACAAACCCAGATGCTAAACAGAGaaaagtttaaacttttttgatGATTTTAGATTGAAATGAGAAGATTTTGGAAAAAAAGTTCAAAGGGAAATAATTCTAGTGGGGTTTGGAGTTGATGGAAATGGAATCTATTTCATGGTTATGACTCTTTAGAATGGAATTATACCAAAATTAAAGGCttttaaaaaagaagaaaaaagaaggtGAAGTTAACAAGACAATGGAATTGTGTCCTTTGGAATGTTATTAGgagaatttatttaataaaatgcATAAATAATTGGGGTTGGTGTAAGACTAAAGAAATATAAATCTAATAAATTAAAGGGAGTTGATTTGGTGATATGAGAAAGAGAAGAAAAGAGAAGGACGGCAATGAATAATTGATAGTGCTCAAAGATTGAGAAATGAAGCATGCCTTTTGAGGAAAAAAGGTGATGAATGGAGGAGACAACTTACTTTATAAGCCACATGCAAAAGGCTTCACAACTCTTAATGAATTGTCATTGATTCAGGAAATGTCTAGGAAGATTATCAATACTTACTCTTATACAAGTTTTCGGTAGGAACTCGGAAGGAAGATTATGAAGTATG of the Amaranthus tricolor cultivar Red isolate AtriRed21 chromosome 6, ASM2621246v1, whole genome shotgun sequence genome contains:
- the LOC130815832 gene encoding uncharacterized protein LOC130815832, with amino-acid sequence MPPSNFPLRWESTGDKWWYASPIDFAAANGHYDLVRELLKLDGNHLINLTSLRRIRRLEAVWDDEELFDDVATCRCEVAQKLFNECQTEKDGKNKNSLIVSGYGGWLLYTAASAGNLGFVQELVKDDPLLVFGEGEYGLTDILYAAAKSKNVEVFKVVYDYAVSPRFMGSGGEMEEKIEEDVPLSFKMDVKNRAVHAAARGGNLVVLKELLGDSTNVLEFRDANSSTILHSAAGKGQDEVVKHLITSYDMIYSIDNKGNTPLHVAAYRGQLSVLEALIQALPSSASVVNNDGDTFLHVAVAGFQTPSFRRLDQQIELMKQLVSSKSFIIEDIINSKNNEGRTALHLAIIGNIHSDLVQLLMKARFINVNIRDDHGMTPLDYLKRQPKSASSEILIRQLISAGGISSCKDYAVRKAFASHLKMQGICNSPGTSFRVSDNEIFLGMGIDHLVHSRLGQSSGEHIHFQYSTEASHCNSPTEDDRTADVKKSGQLYNAAKRLKLMFHWPLMKRKENERSKTTREKDESFANKRWSTSEETLIPLRERYSNASSLSSNKRTLAARSNISSPINRKKLASGIALHDGLQDQLMVDLSTQHSLSKSSLSSTSSMEKGKEIFVEDESTTRSSSKRIIDAPNVTRKQASMNKRFVNPIMCFGGSRLVKNSVGKQCTNQPVHSVA